The nucleotide sequence AAGTAGAAGCCCAGATCCGTGCCTTAAATGAGCAAGGGATAAAAGAATATTTACTATGGAATGCAGCGAACAACTATACAGAAAATGTGGATTATACACCACAATAACAGAAAGAGCCCTCTCGCCGATTCGAGAGGGCTCTTTTCATTTATTTTTGGCTTCCGCCAACAGCGTTCCAGCCTGTTTGTGTTTTATCAGATTGGTCGACATTTTCATTTTGCTTACCACGCCCAAAAATTTTAAGGCCAATCGTGCTCGAAATGACACCAACTGTGGCTGTAATACCAACAATTAATAATGCTAGTAATGTAAAGTCAAATAACATACTGCCCATATGTATCCCCCTTATAATGAAATCGCTTTCGAAAACACAAATGAGATTCCAAAAAACGTTACTTCTCTCTTCATTGTATGCCATGATTAGCAGAAAGAAAAGAGGGTTAAGCTATTTATTATCATCTCCGCTCATTGGCAGGAGCTTTATCTAAGTAATGCTTTGCAGGGGTAGGAAATTACGAATAATTCCGACAATATTAAAGGAAATCGACGCATTTAGATGAGTTAATGGGCTGTTTGGGGTCAAGCGGTTGAGGGTATTTACAATACTGGTTAAAGCATCTTAACGCCGTTTTATTGGTAATGACTCACTGTGATATAATTTTCACAGACAATAATTAACAAGGAGTAGATCAATGAACTGGTACGAAAAGTTAAATCAATATTTCCCTGTAGAGGAAATGAAATCCCGCGAACACATGGAAGCTCTGCTAAAGGACAAAGGTGACATCTACTATAAGGATGAAGGACCGAAACACGTAATGATGTACGTAGAAACAGATGACTTCTTATTCGTGGATTACGTTTTCGTATCCAAGAATGCACGAGGAGAAGGACTAGGACATAAGCTTATCCAAAAGCTAAAAGCAAAAGGAAAGCCAATTATTCTAGAGGTTGAACCGATTGACTATGAAGACAGTGATTCTGGTAAGCGTTTGCGCTTTTATAAGCGGGAAGGCTTCAGACATGCAAGATCGATTGGTTATCGACGTCGTTCACTTGCAACGAATGAAGTAAATCAATTGGAGATTTTGTACTGGTCGCCAGGAGATGAACCAGAAGAAGTGATCGAAAAACGCATTTACGAAGGCATGAAACGGACATATGAATTAATTCACACGTACAAGGATGAAGAATTCTACGGCAGATCCTATCAAACTGTAGATGAAGTTCTTACCTATGACCGAAATGAAAATGATGAGACCGAAAATATTTTAGCAAATATTTAAATGAGAAAAGCCTCCTTCGCTAAAAGAAGGGGGCTTTTAAAGTTCAAAACATGCATGTAATCACACAATTTCAAAAAATAA is from Bacillus tianshenii and encodes:
- a CDS encoding GNAT family N-acetyltransferase, which translates into the protein MNWYEKLNQYFPVEEMKSREHMEALLKDKGDIYYKDEGPKHVMMYVETDDFLFVDYVFVSKNARGEGLGHKLIQKLKAKGKPIILEVEPIDYEDSDSGKRLRFYKREGFRHARSIGYRRRSLATNEVNQLEILYWSPGDEPEEVIEKRIYEGMKRTYELIHTYKDEEFYGRSYQTVDEVLTYDRNENDETENILANI